The Oryzihumus leptocrescens sequence GAGCGGACGCGAGGTCCTCGGGGACCACGAGCTCCCTCGGCTGGTCATCGAGCAGCAGCTCGACCTCCACCTCGTCACCGGGGCGAAGGCCTGCGGCGGCGCGGTGCTCGGCGCTCACCGGGATCTTGGACACCCCGCGCATGGACCCCAGCGTGCTACGGAAGGTGTAGTCGTTGAGCACCACCACGACGGCCGGGCGCCGGCCACCACCCAGCCCCTCGACGACTGCGTCCGGGACCTCGATGCCCGTCGCCGTCCTGCCGTCCAGCTGCAGCGTCGCTCGAAAACGCATCGCCCGGCCCTCCTGACGTCCCTGCGCGCGGTTCGCGTGAGCTCATCATCGGCCTCGCCGGTGCCGGTCGCCACCGATCTCGGCATGCGGAGCCGCTCGGCGTGCTGGCGCACCTCCCGAAGCCTTGTGGCCCCTCCGCGGCGGGGGTTACGTTCGGGTGAGGCAGGGGACTTCTCGGGGAACGCGGTCAGGCACATGGGTACACGCCGCCGGCATCGGCCGATCGAGCAGCCGCGACGCGCCGCATCGCCCGCCGTGGGCGTGACGTGACGACCCCGCCCGCGGCGGCCGCCCCGGTGCAGGTGGCCTACGGTGAGCGCCACGGCCGGTGGGTGCTGGCCGCCACCGTGCTCGGCTCGTCGCTGGCATTCATCGACGCCACCGTGGTCAACGTCGCCCTGCCGCGGATCGGGGAGGCCCTGGGCGCACGCCTGTCGGACCTCACGTGGGTGATCAACGCCTACACGCTCACCCTCGCGTCGCTGATCCTGCTCGGCGGCTCCCTCGGGGACCGCCTCGGCCGCCGGCGGGTCTTCGTCGTGGGCGTGGTCTGGTTCGCCCTGGCGTCGCTGCTGTGCGGGCTCGCCCCCAACGTCCAGACCCTCATCGCGGCCCGGGGACTCCAGGGCGTCGGCGGTGCGCTCCTGACACCGGGCAGCCTGGCCATCCTGCAGTCCTCCTTCCGGCCGGAGGACCGGGGACGGGCGATCGGGGCCTGGTCGGGCCTCGCGGGGATCGGCGGCGCGGCCGGCCCGTTCATCGGCGGCTGGCTGGTGCAGGTGAGCTCCTGGCGCTGGATCTTCTTCATCAACCTGCCCGTGGCCGTCGCCGTCGTGCTCATCGCCCAACGCCAGGTGCCCGAGACCCGCGACCCGATGGCCCCGCGGCACGTGGACGTGGCCGCGGCGGTGCTGGGGGCGGTCGGCCTGGGCGGCGTCACCAACGGGCTGATCGCCTGGCAGAACACGGGACCGGGCAACGCCGCCGTCCTGGTGTCGCTGCTGGCCGGCGTGGCCGGCCTCGTCGGGTTCGTCGTCCGCGAACGCACGGCCGCCGAGCCGATGCTCCCGCTCGACATCTTCGCCTCCCCGATCTTCCGCGCGACCAACGCCGCGACGTTCGCCATCTACGCGGCGCTCGGGGGCGTGTTCTTCTGGCTCGTGCTCCAGCTCCAGGTGGTGGCCGGGTTCTCCCCCATCGCCGCGGGGTTGGCGTTGTTGCCCGTCACCGGCCTGATGCTCGTGCTGTCCGCGCGCATGGGTGGCCTCGCCCAGCGGATCGGTCCGCGGATCCCGATGACGGTGGGGCCGCTGCTGTGCGCGGTGGGGGTCGCCGGCCTCACCCGCCTGGGTGCCGGCGCGTCATACCTGACGGACGTGCTGCCGCCGGTCGTCATCTTCGGGCTGGGACTCTCGGCGACGGTCGCGCCGTTGACCGCAACAACCCTGGCCGCAGCCCCGGAGCAGCATGCCGGCCTCGCCAGCGGCGTCAACAACGCGGTGGCGCGCGTGGCGGGCCTGCTGTGCGTGGCGGTCCTCCCCCTGGTCGCGGGCCTCAGCGGTGAGGCCTACCACGACCCTGCCCTGCTGGAGCCGGCCTTCCGGACCGCGATGTGGGTCTGTGCCGGGCTGCTGGTGGCCGGCGCAGTGCTGTCCGCGCTCTTCGTCCGGCAACCCGCGGCCGAGCCCTCGGAGCCCACGGCCCGTCGGTACTGCCCGGTGGACGGGCCGCCGCTGCAGGAGTGCCCGCGTCAGGGGCCCCTGGCAGGTGCCGGGCGGGAGTCGGCGACCTGACCGCTCCGGGGCCCTCGCCGGCGTCCCTGCGATCCAGCACACCGGCGTGCTCCTTTGATGCTTCTCTCAGGTTCCGGGGCCAGAGTGGCCGGTTCCCGTTGACCCAAGGCACGTCGTGCCGAATGGAGGGCTTGTGAACTGGCGTGACAAGGCGGAATGCCTCCGCACGGACCCTGAGCTGTTCTTCCCGGTCGGGACGACCGGGCTGGCGCTCATCCAGGCCGACGCGGCCAAGCGGGTGTGCCAGCGGTGCCCGGTGCAGGAAGAGTGCCTGCGCTGGGCCCTGGACAGCCGCCAGGAGACCGGCATCTGGGGTGGCACCGACGAGGAGGAGCGGCGGCTCATCCGCCGCCGGCAGGCCCGGGAAGCGCGCCGGGTCGCCTCCTGACCGGACCCGGAGGCCGTCGCCTCACACCGGGCGGTCCGGCGATCCCGGTGGTCAGGACCGGCGGACCGCCAACGCGGCGACGTCGTCGTCCCGGGAGACGTCCCGCAGGTCGCTGACCAGCTGGTGCAGGGCCACGGACAGGTCCAGGTCGGTCAGGAGCGCCATCGCCGCGTCCATGCGCTGCTGTCCCCGGTCAATGTCCTCGTCCCGCCGCTCGATGAGGCCGTCGGTGAAGGCCACCAGGGTGTCGCCGCCTTCGAGGGGCACCGTCAGCTCCTGGCGAGGGTGCTCCGAGATGCCGAGCGGCGGGCCGCTGGCGAGCGGAAGCTGCTCGGGGGTTCCGTCCCGGCGGAGCAGCACCGGGGGTGGGTGACCGGCGTTGGCCACCACGAGCTCTCCCCGCACCGGATCGGCGACCATGTACACGAGGGTGACCAGCTGGTCGGTGGGGTACTGCTCGAACATCAGGTCGAGCCGCCCCATCACGGTCGCGGGGGCGGGGTCCAGGGCCGCGTAGGCGCGGACCGCTGCCCTCATCTGGGCCATCGCGGCCGCGGCGCCGACGCCACGACCCATGACGTCACCGACGAAGAGCACCAGGCGGCCGTCGCCGAGGGGGATGGCGTCATAGAAGTCGCCGCCGACCTCGGTGCGCCCGGAGGGGCTGTAGTAGCTGGCCAGCTCCCAGCCGGGGACGACGGGCAGCGACTCGGGCAGCACGGCGTGCTGGAGCTGGTCTGCCGCCGCCAGGGTCTGGCTGTGGAGCTCGGCGTTGTCGATGGCGATCGCGGCCCGCTTGGCCAGGTCCTCGGCGAGGGCGAGGTCGTCGGGGCCGTAGAGCCGGTCGGACTCCGCCGAGACCCAGGTGATGACCCCCAGCACCCGTCCCCGGGCCACCAGCGGCACGGTCAGCCCGCTGCGCAGCTGCAGCTCGCGGGCGATGCGCAGGTGCTCCTCGTCGATGGCGGCGGCGACCAGCATCTCGTCGGTGACTTCGCGGACCAGCTCGCTGCGACCGGTGCGCATGACGTTCCAGGCCCCGCTCGGGGCGTCCGGGTCGGCGGGGTAGCGCTGCTCGAGGTCGATCGCGAGCTGGACCTTGGCCGGGTCCACGTGCTCCACCGCGAGACGGTTGAGGCGACCATCCTCGACCAGGTCGATGGCGCACCAGTCGGCGAAGGTCGGGACGGCCAGCCGGGCGACCCTGGCCAGCGTGGTCTGGTAGTCCAGGCTGCTGCTCAGCTCCGTGGCGGCGTCGGCGAGGAAGACCAGCTTGGCGGTCTGCTTCGCCGCCGCCTCCTGGGCGCTGATGCGCTCGAGGGCCTGGGCGCAGGTGTCGGCCAGGATCTCGAAGAACTCCAGCTCGGCCGAGTCCACGGACCGCGCCCCGGGGAAGGAGAGCCCGATTGCTCCGATGGTCCGCGTGGTCACCGTCAGCGGCAGACACACGATGGAGCGCTCACCGCGGTCGGACTCGGGGTAGCGCTGCGCGATCTCTGTGGCCCCCGTCAGGACGAGGCGCTGCCCCGTGCGGACCACGTCGCTGAGCGGCGTCCGGCGATCGAGGGGGAAGCTCGCCCACCGCTCGGCCTCGCCCTCGTCGCCACCGCGCAGCCCCACCAGCCGCAGCGTCTCAGCGCCGTCGAGCAGGGCCAGCGAGGCCATCGTGGCGCCCACCGCGTCCGCGCTGTGGGCGATGACGATCTTGGTCACCGACTCGACCGTGTCGGCGGTGGCCAGCTCTGCGGTGACTCGGGCCAGCCGCGTCAGCCGGTCGCCCAGGTGGCGCGCCGCCCGCGAGCCGCCCTCGCTCGGGGGGTCCGGAAGCACCGGCCCATCATGCCGGGTAGCCCGTGGACCGTGTCCACTGATCGAACGTATTCGCGTGAGATGCCGCCAGCCCGCCCGGCACGGCATGCGGCGTGAGAGCATCGGCATCGGGTGCGCTCCTCAGGCACCCCGAGCCCTGGCTGAGGGGTCGGACGCGGGTCCCAAAGGGGGCGAAAGATGTGCTACCACGCCACCAAGCCGTTGCCGCCTGAGCCGCACTCGGCCCCGGCAGCACGGGAGTTCCTGCGGCGCTGCTACCGCGACTGGGGACTGACGGCGATGGTCGAGGACTCCGAGCTGGCCCTGTCCGAGCTGGTCACCAACGCCGTGCTGCACGCCCGCACCCCGCTGCTGGTGAGCATCAGCTGCGCCGACTCGGTCGTCGAGCTGGCGGTCTTCGACGGCACGCCGACGCGGCCGACGATGCGACCACACCGATCGGACCTGGCCGGCGACCTGGCGGCGGCCCACGCTCTCGAGGCCGAGCTGGACGAGGTCCCTCATGAGCGGGACCCGCGGCTGCACGTGGGGCCGGCCGGATCGGTCACCGGTGGGCGTGGCCTGCTCGTCGTGGACGCCGTGGCCGCCCAGTGGGGAGTCAGCCCGCTCAGCGACGGCAAGGCGGTCTGGGCCCGCACCCCCGTGTTCGACGGCTGGGAGCCGGCCGCCCCCTGCCCGTGCTCCGCCTCGGACCAGGCGCTCACCCTGGCCTCCGGCCACCCTGTCGTCGAGTGCTGACGCACCCACTCGTCCGGGGCGCTCCCGCCGTGAGGGCCAGGGCCGTCGACCCCTGATACCGGCTCCACCCCGCGCCTATGCTGCGAGCTAGCGGTTCCCACCGTCCCTCCAGCCTCCCCGCGGCAGGCGACGAGGTCGCCCGAAGGCCGAGGTCATGACCAGACCGACCATCCTGACCGTCGACGACGACCCCCTGGTCTCGGCTGCCATCAGCCGGGACCTGCGCAGCCGCTACGGCGGCGACTACCGCGTGGTGCGCGCGACCTCGGGCGCGGAGGCGCTGTCGGTCCTGGCCGAGCTCGCGCTGCGGGACCAGCCGGTCGCCCTCATCGCCGCCGACCAGCGGATGCCGCGGATGACCGGGACCGAGATGCTGGAGCAGGCCCGCAGCCACGCCCCTGGGGCCAAGCTCCTGCTGCTGACCGCGTACGCCGACACGGACGTGGCCATCACGGCGATCAACGACATCGGCCTGGACTACTACCTGCTCAAGCCATGGGACCCGCCCGAGGAACGCCTCTACCCCGTCGTCGACGACCTGCTGGGTGACTGGGTCCAGGAGCACCCGGACCACACCGCCGACGTGCGGGTGGTCGGGCACCGGTGGTCCGAGCGCAGCTACGAGCTCAAGACCTTCCTCGCCCGCAACCACGTGCCCTACCGCTGGTACGACATCGAGCGTGACACGGAGGCCCAGCGGCTGGCCGGGCTCGCGCAGGCGTCGGCAGACGACCTGCCCCTGGTGCTCCTCCCCGACGGCGACGCCCTGCGCGCGCCGTCGACCCTCCAGCTCGCCGGCGCTCTCGGGCTGCGCACCAGCGCGCAGCAGCCGCTGTATGACGTGTGCATCGTCGGCGGGGGGCCGGCCGGCCTGGCCGCCGCGGTGTACGCCGCCTCGGAGGGGCTGAGCACCGTCGTCGTGGAGCGCGAGGCGCCCGGTGGACAGGCGGGCCAGAGCGCCGCCATCGAGAACTACCTGGGCTTCCCCAAGGGGCTGTCGGGCTCCGACCTCACCCAGCGCGCCCTGGCGCAGGTGTTCCGGTTCGGCGCCGAGGTGGTGCTGGCGCGCGACGTCGTCGGCTTCGAGACCCGCGGGCCGGTCCGGGCCGTGCTGCTCGAGGGCGGCGACGCGGTCGAGGCCCGCGCGGTCGTGGCGGCCACCGGCGTCTCCTACCGGCGCCTCGAGGCGTCCGGGCTGGCCGAGCTCACCGGCCGGGGGTCTACTACGGCGCGAGCGCCAGCGAGGCGGCCCAGTGTCAGGGGGACGACGTCTACGTCGTCGGCGCCGCCAACTCGGCGGGGCAGGCGGCGCTGAACCTTGCCCGCTTCGCCAAGCGCGTGGTGCTGCTGGTCCGCGGCCCCACGCTCGAGCTCACCATGTCGCGCTACCTCATCGAGCGGATCATCGCGGCGGCCAACATCGAGGTGCGCTTCCGCTGCGAGGTGGGCGCCGCACGGGGTGAGGGCCACCTGGAGTCGCTGGTGCTGGTCGACCGCGACTCCGGCGCGACCGAGGAGGTGCCCACCAGCTGGCTCTTCGTCTTCATCGGCGCCTCGCCGCGCACCGAGTGGCTCGGGCCTGACGTGGTGCGGGACGACAAGGGCTTCGTCGTCACCGGGCAGGACCTCCTCGGCCCGGCGCACGGGTCCGCATGGCGGTTGCCGCGCCCCCCGTTCGTCCTCGAGACGAGCGTTCCGGGCGTCTTCGCAGCGGGCGACGTGCGCCTGGACTCGATGAAGCGGGTCGCCTCGGCCGTCGGCGAGGGGGCCATGGCCGTCTACCTCGTCCACCGCTACCTGGCGACGGTCTGATGCGCGTCGAGGACCTGCGCCCGCTCGCCATCTTCGAGGGCCTGACCGACGACCAGCTCGGCGAGCTGCTCGAGGCCGGCACCGAGGTGCGCATCGAGCCGGGTGTGGACCTGTTCCGCGAGGGCGAGCACGCCGACCACTGGTGGGTGCTGGTCGACGGCGCGATCCACCTGGTGCGCCACGTCGGCCGCGAGGAGACGGTCGTGGGGAGCATGGACGTGCCGGGCCGCTGGGCGGGAGGGTTCCGTGCCTGGGACGAGCACGGGGTCTACCTCGCGACCGGGCGGGGGCGGACCGAGGGGCGGGTGCTCCGGGTGCCGGCCCAGGCGCTGCGCGAGCGGTCCTTCGCCTGGTTCCCCTTCGCCGGCCACCTCATCGAAGGCCTCTACGGCACCGCGCGCTCCATCGAGTCGACGGTGCGGCAGCGGGAGGCCCTGGTCACCCTCGGGACCCTCGCCGCGGGCCTGGCCCACGAGATCAACAACCCGGCGGCCGCGGCGTCCCGGGCGGTCGCGGCGCTGGAGGACGCCTGCCGCACGCTGCTGTCCTCCCTCGGCCGGCTGGCGCACGACGAGATCTCGGCCCGCCAGTTCACCGCGCTCGACGAGCTGCGCCGCGAGGTCGAGCCGGGCGCCGGGCCCCGGGACCCGCTGGCCGCCGCCGACCTCGAGGACGCGCTGGCGGCGTGGCTGACCGATCGCGGCGTGGCGGCGGCCGGCACCCTCGCGCCGACCCTGGCCGACGCCGGGGCCGACCTCGACTGGTGCGCGCGGGCCGCGGACGCACTCGAGGGGTCCACGCTCGAGCCGGGCCTGGAATGGGTGGCCAGCACCCTTGCGGCGTCCACGCTGCTGGCCGAGGTGCGCGAGTCCACCCGCCGGGTCTCCGACCTCGTCGCGGCCGTCCGCTCCTACTCGCAGATGGACCGGGCCTCGATGCAGCTCGTCGACGTCACCGACGGCCTCGAGAGCACCCTGGTGATGCTCGGTCACAAGCTGCGCGACGGCATCACGGTCGTGCGGGACTACGGCTCCGGGGTGCCCCGCGTGGCCGCCTATGCCGGCGAGCTCAACCAGGTGTGGACCAACCTCATCGACAACGCCGTCGACGCGATGGGCGGGGTCGGCACCCTCCAGCTGACCACCCGGGGTGAGGACGGCAGCGTCGTCGTCGAGGTCGCCGACACCGGGCCGGGGATGCCTCCGGCCGTGGCGGCGCGGGCGTTCGAGGCGTTCTACACGACCAAGGAGGTCGGCCAGGGCACGGGACTCGGCCTCGACATCGCCCGGCGCATCATCGAGGAGCGCCATGGCGGCGCCATCAGCATCGACTCCGGCCCCGGCCACACAGTCCTGCGGGTGCGCCTCCCGCTCCCCTCCCCGGACGCACCAAGGACACCGGAGCACGACCCGGCTCGTCCCTGAGGCGGGCGATCCCGGTCCGGGAGGTCAACCCCGCCGGGCCGCGGCGCAGGAGATGCAGGTCCGGGCCGCGGGACGGGCTTCGAGCCGTGCCGCCCCGATCGTCCCGCCGCAGCGCTCGCAGACGCCGTAGGTGCCGGCCGCCAGGCGCTCCTCGGCCACCTCGCAGTCGGCGAGGTGGCTGCGGGCCTGGTCCAGGAGGGCGGCAACCTGGGCCCGCTCGTAGGCGATGGTCGCACCGTCCGGATCGTGCTCGTCATCGGTGGAGACGTCCTGGGAGGCTTCGATGATCACGTCCACGTCGCGGCTCAGCGAGGCGATGCGCGAGACCAGCTCCTCGCGCTCCTCGGCGAGCACGGCACGCGCGGCCGTGAAGTCATCGGCCGGAACGGCCGGCACCGCAGGTTCGGACTGGGCTGTCATGGGGTGTCCAACGGACCGCGCCACCCAGCCGTTCCTCCCCTCCCGGGAAGAACGGGCACGGCCGCGGCGTTGCAAGGGGTGCCGGCCCTGGATGCGTGTGTGGTTGAGCCGCCGACAGACGACGTCATCGCGACGTGGCAGTCGAGCTGGGCGATGCGAGGGGTTCGATTCCTCTCGACGGCGCGTGAGACGGACGGGAGCCTACGGGCGCCCGTCCGTCGTGCTGTGCGTGGGCTGCCCGCTAGTGCAGCCGGGATCGCCAGTCGGGCGGGACGCGCCCCTCCGGTCCGGGGACGCCCTGCTGCGCCGGGTGGGAGGCAGGCGGTGCCAGCTGCGGCCCCTCGAGCCAGTCGCCCGTGGCGTAGTCGTAGAACCAGTCCTCGTCGGGCTCGTAGCTCTGGACCACCCGGTGCCCGGTCGCCCGGTAGTGCGCCGAGGCGTGCTGGGCGGGCGAGGAGTCGCAGCAGCCGACGTGGCCGCAGCGGGCGCACCGACGCAGGTGCAGCCACCAGCCGGGCGGGGCGTGCGCCTCGCAGTCAGCGCAGCCTGGACCGCTCGGCGGGACCCCGGGCCGGACCTCGACCTCGGGCCTGATCTCGCTGGTGTCGCCCACGTGCCGGCCCCTTCCACCATTGCAACCTCGCGCCACGGCAGTCTCGTCGCGGCGACCGCCGGGAACCTCATGCACTTCGCGTAATGGAGCGTGGTCACCGCACGCAAACGCCCCGCCGGGGGTTCCCGGCGGGGCGTTTGCCGCGCGGCGTGACCGGCCCGCGCGGGCGTCAGGCCACCGGCTCCAGCACGGGGGCCTCGGCCACCACCACGACCGGCGCCTCGCGCCGCCGACGCGTGGACAGGGCGAGCACGAGCACCACGGCCGCCGCGACGAGGGCGGCGGCGACGCCGAGCCCGCGGTCGGCGCCGAGGGCGAACAGCTCCTTGGCGTGCAGCGACGCGCTCGGGGAGGACGCGGCACCGGGTCCGGCCGTGGCGAACACGGTGACCAGGACCGCCAGACCCACCGCGCCGCCGAGCTGCTGGGTGACGTTGACCAGGCCGGACGCGATACCGGCCTCGTGGGCCGGGACGCGGGCCATGCCGGCGTCGGTGAGCGGGACGAACGCGGTGCCGTTGCCCAGGGCGAAGAGCACCATCGAGCCCACGAGCTGGGTGTAGGTGCTGTCGACCCCGAGCCGCGTCAGCAGCAGCAGGCCGGCCACGGACATCGCCATCCCGGCCAGCATCACCGGTCGGCCACCGAAGCGCGGGACGAACACCCGGGTCGCCAGCTGGGAGCTGAGGAACACCGAGACGGGGAAGGGCACGAAGGCCAGGCCGGTGTGCACCGGCGACCAGCCGAGGACGAGCTGGAAGTACTGGCTGAGGAAGAAGAACGAGCCCATGCTGCCGGCGACCAGGAGCAGCCGGGCGACATAGGACCCGGCTCGCTCGCGGTCGGCGAACAGGTGCAGCGGCATGATCGGGTGCGCGACCCGGCGCTCGACGAGGACGAACGCGACCACCAGCACCAGCGCGGCCGCGAAGGAGGCCAGCGCGACCCCGTTGCCCCACCCGTCGGCGGCGGCGCGGATGAACCCGTAGACGAGGGCAGTCATGCCGGCCGTGGACAGGAGGCTGCCGGCGACGTCGATCCGGCCGGTGGCCCCGCGCCCGGCGGGCAGCGCGGCCCGGGAGACGGCCAGGACGGCCACGCCGATCGGGACGTTGACGAACATGACCCAGCGCCACGAGGCGTAGGAGGTGAGCAGGCCGCCGGCGATGAGGCCGATGGCGGCACCGCTGGCCGAGACGATCGTGTAGTAGCCGATCGCCCGGGTGCGCTCCCTCGGCTGGGGGTAGAGCCCCATGAGGATGGCCAGGGCCGAGGGAGCGACGAGCGCGGCTCCGACGCCCTGGGCGGCACGGGCGAGGAACAGGTCGGCGCCGTCGCCGGCGAAGCCACCGACGAGGGACGCCGTGGTGAACAGGGCCATCCCGACGGCGAACACGGTGCGGCGGCCGAACAGGTCACCGGCGCGGGCGCCGAGCAGGAGCAGGCCCCCGAAAGCGAGGGTGTAGGCGTTGACGACCCACGACAGGTCGGCCGGCGCGATGTGCAGGGCCTGCTGCATGTCCGGCAGCGCGATGTTCACGATCGCCGAGTCGAGGACGATCATCATCTGGGTCGTGAGGACGACGGCAAGGGTCAGCCAGGTCCGGGTGGGCGTGGCCATGGCGGAGCGGGAGCTCATGTGAGGAGTCCTTCCCGGCAGGCGGGTCTATAGTGGTGGAAGAAGCGGAGGCTCCCTCCGAGTCAAGCGAAGGATGGAACCGGAGTAACTCTCCGCTTCTAGAACTATACGGAGGGTGGCTCCGTTTATGCAAGGTGGTGACCCGGATGTCCCCTGACGAGGGCAAGCCGCTGCGCGCGGACGCGGTCCGCAACCGGGCGCGGCTGCTCGAGACGGCGACCTCGCTGTTCGCCGAGCGCGGCGTCGAGGCCTCGCTGGACGACATCGCCAAGGCCGCCGGCGTGGGCATCGGCACGCTCTACCGCCACTTCCCCACCCGCGAGGACCTCGTCCTCGCGGTCTACGGCGCCCAGATCGAGGCGCTCGACCAGCGCTCCCGCGAGCTCGCCACCAGCGACGACCCCGGCGAGGCGCTGCGCGAGTGGATGCGCGGGTTCGTCGACTTCTACGCGGTCAAGCAGGGCATGGTCACGCTTCTGCGCACCATGAGCGACAGCCGCTCCGAGCACTTCCAGCACACCCGGGACACGCTGCGCGTCGCCGCGGAGCGGATGCTGGCCCCTGCCAT is a genomic window containing:
- a CDS encoding TraR/DksA family transcriptional regulator; this translates as MTAQSEPAVPAVPADDFTAARAVLAEEREELVSRIASLSRDVDVIIEASQDVSTDDEHDPDGATIAYERAQVAALLDQARSHLADCEVAEERLAAGTYGVCERCGGTIGAARLEARPAARTCISCAAARRG
- a CDS encoding MFS transporter, which encodes MSSRSAMATPTRTWLTLAVVLTTQMMIVLDSAIVNIALPDMQQALHIAPADLSWVVNAYTLAFGGLLLLGARAGDLFGRRTVFAVGMALFTTASLVGGFAGDGADLFLARAAQGVGAALVAPSALAILMGLYPQPRERTRAIGYYTIVSASGAAIGLIAGGLLTSYASWRWVMFVNVPIGVAVLAVSRAALPAGRGATGRIDVAGSLLSTAGMTALVYGFIRAAADGWGNGVALASFAAALVLVVAFVLVERRVAHPIMPLHLFADRERAGSYVARLLLVAGSMGSFFFLSQYFQLVLGWSPVHTGLAFVPFPVSVFLSSQLATRVFVPRFGGRPVMLAGMAMSVAGLLLLTRLGVDSTYTQLVGSMVLFALGNGTAFVPLTDAGMARVPAHEAGIASGLVNVTQQLGGAVGLAVLVTVFATAGPGAASSPSASLHAKELFALGADRGLGVAAALVAAAVVLVLALSTRRRREAPVVVVAEAPVLEPVA
- a CDS encoding FAD-dependent oxidoreductase gives rise to the protein MTRPTILTVDDDPLVSAAISRDLRSRYGGDYRVVRATSGAEALSVLAELALRDQPVALIAADQRMPRMTGTEMLEQARSHAPGAKLLLLTAYADTDVAITAINDIGLDYYLLKPWDPPEERLYPVVDDLLGDWVQEHPDHTADVRVVGHRWSERSYELKTFLARNHVPYRWYDIERDTEAQRLAGLAQASADDLPLVLLPDGDALRAPSTLQLAGALGLRTSAQQPLYDVCIVGGGPAGLAAAVYAASEGLSTVVVEREAPGGQAGQSAAIENYLGFPKGLSGSDLTQRALAQVFRFGAEVVLARDVVGFETRGPVRAVLLEGGDAVEARAVVAATGVSYRRLEASGLAELTGRGSTTARAPARRPSVRGTTSTSSAPPTRRGRRR
- a CDS encoding sensor histidine kinase codes for the protein MRVEDLRPLAIFEGLTDDQLGELLEAGTEVRIEPGVDLFREGEHADHWWVLVDGAIHLVRHVGREETVVGSMDVPGRWAGGFRAWDEHGVYLATGRGRTEGRVLRVPAQALRERSFAWFPFAGHLIEGLYGTARSIESTVRQREALVTLGTLAAGLAHEINNPAAAASRAVAALEDACRTLLSSLGRLAHDEISARQFTALDELRREVEPGAGPRDPLAAADLEDALAAWLTDRGVAAAGTLAPTLADAGADLDWCARAADALEGSTLEPGLEWVASTLAASTLLAEVRESTRRVSDLVAAVRSYSQMDRASMQLVDVTDGLESTLVMLGHKLRDGITVVRDYGSGVPRVAAYAGELNQVWTNLIDNAVDAMGGVGTLQLTTRGEDGSVVVEVADTGPGMPPAVAARAFEAFYTTKEVGQGTGLGLDIARRIIEERHGGAISIDSGPGHTVLRVRLPLPSPDAPRTPEHDPARP
- a CDS encoding UBP-type zinc finger domain-containing protein — encoded protein: MGDTSEIRPEVEVRPGVPPSGPGCADCEAHAPPGWWLHLRRCARCGHVGCCDSSPAQHASAHYRATGHRVVQSYEPDEDWFYDYATGDWLEGPQLAPPASHPAQQGVPGPEGRVPPDWRSRLH
- a CDS encoding ATP-binding protein, with translation MCYHATKPLPPEPHSAPAAREFLRRCYRDWGLTAMVEDSELALSELVTNAVLHARTPLLVSISCADSVVELAVFDGTPTRPTMRPHRSDLAGDLAAAHALEAELDEVPHERDPRLHVGPAGSVTGGRGLLVVDAVAAQWGVSPLSDGKAVWARTPVFDGWEPAAPCPCSASDQALTLASGHPVVEC
- a CDS encoding TetR/AcrR family transcriptional regulator; the protein is MSPDEGKPLRADAVRNRARLLETATSLFAERGVEASLDDIAKAAGVGIGTLYRHFPTREDLVLAVYGAQIEALDQRSRELATSDDPGEALREWMRGFVDFYAVKQGMVTLLRTMSDSRSEHFQHTRDTLRVAAERMLAPAIEAGVIRQDVAAPELIRALGGICLTSDPKATPTASTLALVDLVYDGLRYGAPVTATRG
- a CDS encoding MFS transporter; the encoded protein is MTTPPAAAAPVQVAYGERHGRWVLAATVLGSSLAFIDATVVNVALPRIGEALGARLSDLTWVINAYTLTLASLILLGGSLGDRLGRRRVFVVGVVWFALASLLCGLAPNVQTLIAARGLQGVGGALLTPGSLAILQSSFRPEDRGRAIGAWSGLAGIGGAAGPFIGGWLVQVSSWRWIFFINLPVAVAVVLIAQRQVPETRDPMAPRHVDVAAAVLGAVGLGGVTNGLIAWQNTGPGNAAVLVSLLAGVAGLVGFVVRERTAAEPMLPLDIFASPIFRATNAATFAIYAALGGVFFWLVLQLQVVAGFSPIAAGLALLPVTGLMLVLSARMGGLAQRIGPRIPMTVGPLLCAVGVAGLTRLGAGASYLTDVLPPVVIFGLGLSATVAPLTATTLAAAPEQHAGLASGVNNAVARVAGLLCVAVLPLVAGLSGEAYHDPALLEPAFRTAMWVCAGLLVAGAVLSALFVRQPAAEPSEPTARRYCPVDGPPLQECPRQGPLAGAGRESAT
- a CDS encoding GAF domain-containing SpoIIE family protein phosphatase, which translates into the protein MLPDPPSEGGSRAARHLGDRLTRLARVTAELATADTVESVTKIVIAHSADAVGATMASLALLDGAETLRLVGLRGGDEGEAERWASFPLDRRTPLSDVVRTGQRLVLTGATEIAQRYPESDRGERSIVCLPLTVTTRTIGAIGLSFPGARSVDSAELEFFEILADTCAQALERISAQEAAAKQTAKLVFLADAATELSSSLDYQTTLARVARLAVPTFADWCAIDLVEDGRLNRLAVEHVDPAKVQLAIDLEQRYPADPDAPSGAWNVMRTGRSELVREVTDEMLVAAAIDEEHLRIARELQLRSGLTVPLVARGRVLGVITWVSAESDRLYGPDDLALAEDLAKRAAIAIDNAELHSQTLAAADQLQHAVLPESLPVVPGWELASYYSPSGRTEVGGDFYDAIPLGDGRLVLFVGDVMGRGVGAAAAMAQMRAAVRAYAALDPAPATVMGRLDLMFEQYPTDQLVTLVYMVADPVRGELVVANAGHPPPVLLRRDGTPEQLPLASGPPLGISEHPRQELTVPLEGGDTLVAFTDGLIERRDEDIDRGQQRMDAAMALLTDLDLSVALHQLVSDLRDVSRDDDVAALAVRRS
- a CDS encoding WhiB family transcriptional regulator: MNWRDKAECLRTDPELFFPVGTTGLALIQADAAKRVCQRCPVQEECLRWALDSRQETGIWGGTDEEERRLIRRRQAREARRVAS
- a CDS encoding YdeI/OmpD-associated family protein; its protein translation is MRFRATLQLDGRTATGIEVPDAVVEGLGGGRRPAVVVVLNDYTFRSTLGSMRGVSKIPVSAEHRAAAGLRPGDEVEVELLLDDQPRELVVPEDLASALGADSPARQAFDSLSPSRRKAVVQQLESAKTTETRQRRLAKAMQDLAEG